In Thermococcus sp., the DNA window GAGAAGGTGAAGATAGTTGTGAAACCCGAGAGGGGATGGAGGGGAATAACTTTCAACGTCCCTGACGAGACATTCGAGAGGATAAAACAGATCGCTGAGAGGTACCGGTTCAGGCTTGATGAGGTGCTCAGGATAATCCTTCTCCATGGCTACACTGAAGGAGGAGAGGAGGAGGATACAGAAGCCATTGAGAGGGGGATAGAGGAACTTGAGGGGAAGCTTTACCGAGTTGAGGGCGACTGGTCCCCCTTAAGGTTCAGGGCGTACTACATAGCAATGGACAATCAGAACCTCGCGATACAGCTCTCTGGAATGCTCGCCGAGAACAAACGGTTGAAAAAGCAGCTGGGCCTTCCCTTTGAGATGAATCCTGAGGTTGAGGAGAAGATACACTACTACCTCAGCTTTGAAAAGAAACCAACCAATGAGCCTGCCACTGAAGGAGGGAGCTAAGGTCGACCGGACGGGCATGAAGGGCAGGACGTCACATCCCGCGTATAAAGCCTTTTAAATTTAGAATTTGATGTCAAACGGTGGTGCCATGAACCTTAGGATAGCCCTCGCTGTGATGCTCGGTGGTGCCTTCGGGGCGCTGGCGAGGTTCTACCTCTCAGGCATACTACCCGTTTACAAGGAATTTCCTGTGGGAACGCTCCTCGTCAACAGTACCGCTAGTTTAACCCTCGGCTATCTCTACGGCCTAATGTTCTGGGGATTCTACGTCCCGGCTGACTGGAGGGCCTTCTTTGGAACCGGGTTCTGCGGTGCTTTAAGTACCTTCTCAACCTTCTCCTATGAGACGTTCTCACTCTTCCGCGAGGGTGAGTACACCATGGGTCTTCTCAACATAGCGGCAAACGTTATAATCACAATAACACTTGTGTTCGCTGGATTTATATTAGCCAGGAGGTGATTCAATGGTCGAGGTTGAGCACTGGAATGCCCTTCGGCTCAAGGTTTACATAGGGGAGAACGACCGCTTCAAGGGGAAACCTCTCTACAAGGCGATAGTTGAAAAGTTCCGCGAGATGGGAATCGCGGGAGCTACAGTTTACCGCGGCATCTACGGCTTCGGAAAGAAGAGCAACGTTCATTCAGCCGATGTGATGAGGCTCTCAACGGACTTACCTATAGTTATTGAGGCGGTTGACAGGGGTTATAAAATAGAGGAGGCGATATGCGAGATAAGACCAATGATAAAGGATGGTATGATAACAGTTGAGCCCGTTATAGTGGTCTGGGTTGGTACCTCCGAGGAGGTGAGGAAGTTTGAGGGGGATGCCATAAGGGAACTGCAATGAACAATATTATACGCCGGCGCTCCACTTTGACTCATCCGTTAACTTAATAAGGAGTAATTATCCGAAGATATATGATGAATAAAGGTTTAAAGATTGGGGGCCGGCGTATGTTTACGCTCGAATTTGAAGTTCCTACGGAACGTTTTAATCACGTTATGGACGCCTTAGTATGGATCGGTGCATCACTTGAATGGGTATATTATAACCCCTCACGCGAGAGTGCTGTTTTCAGGGCCACTGTGGCAAGAGAGCGGCTCCACGAGTGCCTTCTGAAGCTGGCGGAGGCGGTCGGGCAGGCTGAGGTCACCATAGTTGAAACCGCTGGACAGGAAAGGTATATACACGAGGCATTTTTAGCGACCGTCGAGGTTCCCTCCGGAAGATACCCCGTGATGATACTCCTTGAGTACAGGAAGGATCCGTTCATTCCAAGCAGTATAACGGTGGGGCTTCTCCCAGGCTCTCCAGAGGGTTTAGTGGATGCAGTGATGAGGCTAACGGTTGGGCGGGTCAACATGGCATCGGCGAGGCTCCTGAAGCGCGTTGTAACTGATGACCTCATGCTGCTCCTCCTGGAATACTCACCGGGGATTCCCCCAAAAGAGCACTCCGTTGTGGGAGAGTGACCTTCTTTCGACGCTTGTTTTTCATTAATGTTTTAACCCCTTTAATCCAAACCCTCCTGGGGGTGTTTTTGTGCTTCACCACATTAAGCTGATTTACGCTACCAAGAGTCGAAAGCTCGCCGGTAAAAAGATAGTCCTGGCAATTCCCGGAAGTATAGCGGCAGTTGAGTGCGTCAAACTCGCGAGGGAGCTGATAAGGCACGGCGCAGAGGTTCACACCGTGATGAGCGAGAACGCCCGGAAGATAATCCATCCCTATGCCATGGAGTTTGCGACCGGAAATCCCGTCGTGACGGAGATTACCGGCTTCATCGAGCACGTTGAGCTGGCCGGGGAGCACGAGAACAAGGCCGATCTCATTCTTGTCTGCCCTGCAACTGCCAACACTATAGGGAAGATAGCCTGCGGGGTAGATGACACGCCCGTTACAACCGTCGTGACGACCGCCTTTGCCCACACACCGATAATGATAGCCCCTGCAATGCACTCAACGATGTATAACCACCCGATAGTCAAAGAGAACATCGAGAAGCTTAGGAAGCTCGGCGTGGAGTTCATAGAGCCGCGCTTTGAGGAGGGCAAGGCCAAGGTCGCCTCCATAGACGAGATAACCTACCGCGTCATCAGGAAGCTTTACAAGAAGGACCTCACCGGAAAGCGTGTTTTGGTAACAGCTGGCGCAACGAGGGAGTACATAGACCCGATCCGTTATATAACCAACGCGAGTAGTGGGAAGATGGGTGTTTCCATTGCCGAGGAGGCGGAGCTGAGGGGAGCAGAGGTTACCCTAGTACGGACGAGGGGAAGTGTTCCAAGCCTCGTCGAGAACCAGGTTGAGGTTGAAACCGTCGAGGAAATGCTTGGAGCTATTGAGACCGAGCTGAACACGAAGGAGTACGACGTCATCGTTTTAGCGGCCGCAGTCAGCGACTTTAGGGTGAAGGAGAAAACAAACACAAAGATAAAGAGCGGAAGACCTCTAACGCTCGAGCTCGAGCCGACGCCCAAGATAATAGACCGCGTTAAGGGACTTCAGCCGGATGTTTTTCTTGTCGGATTCAAGGCTGAAACTGAACTGAGCGAGGAAGAACTCATAAGCGCGGCGAAAGGGCAGATTGGACGTGCTGGAAGCGATTTAGTGGTCGCCAACACCCTCGGGGCCTTTGGAAGTGATGATAACGAGGTTCTGCTTGTTGGAAGGGACTTCGTGAAGAGACTGCCGAGGATGAACAAACGGGAACTCGCAGAGCGGCTCTGGGACGAGATAGTGAGGCTCCTTTGAAAGACGGGCGGAAGCCTTTTCTACCCTTTTTTCCTAGCCCTCAAAAATACAGGGGTGATAAAGTGGTTGGATGGGAGAACCAGATACCCTACATAGGGGTCACCTATTTCCAGCTTATATCCTCGTTGGTCCTACTGGTCGTGGGTTACGTAGTCACGAAGATACTCGTGGCGTTGTTCAAGAAGAGCATTGGTAAGACGAAGCTCCCACCGCTCGTCGTTGAGTTCCTCAGCAAGTTCCTGTCGATACTGCTCTATACGACGGTCATAATCCTTGGACTTGGAGTGGTCGGCGTCTCCGTTTCTCCCTTGATACTCGGCTTATCTGCAGTTATCGGCTTAATCTTGGGCTTCGGCCTGCAGGATACGCTCACGAACCTCGCCGCTGGAGTGTGGATAGCGGCTCTGAGGCCCGTTGACCTCGGTGAGGTCGTTGAAGTCGCCGGGAAGACGGGGAGCGTCAGCGGAATCGGCCTAATGAGCACGGAACTAAAAACGCCGGACAATAAGCTCATAACTATACCCAACAAGCTCATATGGGGTAGCATAATCGTCAATCACACAAGGATGCCGACGAGGAGGGTCAACGTCGACATAGGCGTCGCCTACGGAACCGATCTAGACGGGGCGATAAAGCTCGCAATGGACCTCATAAGAGGCCATCCAAAAGTCCTTGATGAGCCTGAGCCGACCGTCGTGGTAACCGCGCTCGTGGACTCCTCAATCAACCTCCAATTGAGGGCGTGGACTAAAACTGAAGATTACTGGACGGTCAAGGGAGACCTCACAAAGGGCATCTACGAGCTTTACACGAAGGAGGGCGTTGAGATACCCTTCCCGCAGCTGGATGTCCACCTGAAAAAGGGGTGATCTTTGTCCTCTTTTCCCTTCTATTGCTTTGAAATTCTTTAACCGATTGTATCTGCAACGTCGGCGAAAGGTTCATATGTTCTGATTCACACCACCCGATGGTGATTTCCATGAGGAGAATAGGCATTATCGGCGGGATGACTCCTGAATCAACGTGCTACTACTACCGAAACTACACCAAGATGAGCAGGGAGAAGTTTGGCCCCTTTACCTTCCCGGAGCTTGTAGTTTATTCCATAAACTTTGGGGAGTTCATGAACAGCCCAAACGGCTGGGAGGAAAGGAAGGAGATACTTATAAAGGCCGCCAAGGCCCTCGAGAGGGCCGGGGCCGAGATAATAGCCATGTCGGCCAATACCCCCCATATGGTTTTTCCTGAAGTTCAGAAAGCCGTTAACGTCCCAATGGTCAGCATAATCGACGCCCTTATCGAGGAGATGAAGCGCAGGGGCGTTAAAAGGGTTCTTCTACTCGGGACGAAGACGACGATGACAGCTGATTTCTATAGAAACGCCCTTCACGAGGCCGGCTTTGATGTGGTAACCCCGAGCGAGGAGGAGATGGACGAGGTTGACAGGATAATCTTCGAGGAGCTGTCCTTCGAGAACCTGAGGAGCAAGCCCTACTTGGTAGAACTCGTCGAGAAGTACGCCAAAGATAAAGGCATCAACGGGGTAATCCTTGGCTGCACAGAGCTTCCGCTGGCGATAAAGCCCAGCGATGTATCTGTTGAGGTCTTTGATACCGCCGCAATCCACATGAGGAAGCTGATTGAGCTTGCCTCCGGGTGATTTTTAAGCTCAACTTCCCCCTTCTTCCTGGTGAGAAAAGTGGAGATACGGGAATTCCAGGAGATTATTAAGGACATTTACTTCCACAAGGACTCAAAGAGGGGCGTTGAGAGAACATTTCTCTGGTTCATTGAGGAGGTCGGCGAGCTGAGCGAGGCGATACGGAAGCGTGATATAGAATCTATGGAAGAGGAGTTTGCGGACGTTTTAGCGTGGCTTGCGAGCTTGGCCAATCTCCTCAGGATAGACCTTGAGGATGCCGCAAAGAAGAAGTATCCGGGAGTTTGCCCCTACTGCGGGAAGAATCCCTGTGAGTGCAAGGAGAAGTTCTGAAAATGGTAAAAGGGACAGAAATGAAAGGATCAGAAAGGCTCTGCTGCAGGTTTGGCCGGGCTTGGAGTGTTCTCTGGGGGCAGTGATATTGCACCTATCAGGATTATCAGGCCACCGACCAGCGAGTTGAAGATCAGCGATAGAATCGACGGTATGAGCACCTTGCCCTTCGCCCCCTTGTAACGGCCTTCGTCGATCAACCGGAGCGCGTCCTTTGCCCTGAAGTGGGTTCACACCGCTATAGCCAGCGGGATCCAGGCGACAATTATGCCAAAACCGATGCTGTTAACTGTAATCCCCAAGAACATCAAAACACCTATAATTAGGTTTATTATGTCGCCGATATGTATCAGATTTTTTGCGGAACTAGGGTCACCCATGGTATCACCGGTGATAGTTCGGCTTTCATCTATAAAAAATTTTGTGCTTTGAAGAGCTTAATCGAGCGTTGATGTTCATAATTGTGGCCATTAAGATATACATCTAAACGAAAAGATTTTTATACTTTGGCGGGCACTCTTCCATGCAGCAAACAGAGGTGATGTGCATGCATGAACTTGTTGAGTTTGCCGTAGGGCGGGCCTTGGAACTCGGCGCCGACTACGCGGAGGCGCGCTTTGAGGAGAAGAACGGCACTTCTCTGAGCATGAAGAACGGGAACCCGGAAGGGCTGGAAGTTCTAGCCAAGAAAGGCATTGGCGTAAGGGTCTTAGTGGACGGAGGAATGGGCTTCGCCTCAACCAACGTTCTGACAAAGGAGAGTGTTGAGGGGGCGGTTAAGAAGGCGGTGGAGCTAGCCAGAGCGGCCTCTAGGGTGAGGAACGAGCCGATACGCTTCAGCGATGACGACTTCCACAGCGTTCATTATGAGATCAAGATGAAAAAGGACTTCCGAGACGTCTCCCCGGAGGAGAAGCTCGAACTCCTGAAGAAAATCGACGAGGAGGTAAAAGACACCGGCGTAAACGTCCCGATGAGATACCTTCTGTACTCCGACCAGATGTGGCACAAAATAATAGCCCACAGCGACGGGGCATTCATTGAGAGCTTCATCCCCCGTGTCTCAACCACCTACAACCTTGTTGTCCTCGAGAACGGTCAGATGGAGCAGGCACCCTTCGTGCAGAGGGCCTTTTCGGGAGGCCTTGAGCTCATAGAGAAGGATGAACCGTGGAACTGGGCGGTCAAGGACGTGCAAGCTTTAAAGAGACTAATCACCGAAGGCAAGAAGCCACCGGAGGGAAAGGTAGACCTCGTAATAAGCCCCGAAGTGGCCGGCATAGCGGTTCACGAGAGCGTTGGCCACCCCTACGAATCCGACAGGATATTCGGAAGGGAAGCCGCCCAGGCGGGCGAGAGCTTCGTTAAGCCGAACATGCTCGGCGAGAGGATAGGGAGCGAAGCAGTTACTGTCATCGAAGACCCTACGATACCCAACAGCTGGGGGTTCTACCTCTACGATGATGAGGGCGTTAAAGCCCGCCCGAGATACCTCATTAGGGACGGAATCATCACCGAGTTCCTCACGAACCGTGAATACGCCTACAAGCTCGGGCAGAAGTCGAACGCCGCGGCCCGTGCCATCAACTACAACCGCGAGCCTATCGTGAGGATGGCAAACACCTACCTCGCCCCGGGAGACCACTCCTTCGAGGAGCTGATTGAGGATGTGAAGCTCGGCGTTTACATGGTGAGCTTCAACGAATGGAACATCGACGACCGCAGGTATCAGCAGAGGTACATAGGCAGGGAGGCCTACCTCATCGAGAACGGTGAGATAAAGCACCCGGTGAGGAGACCTATCCTTGAGATAACGACGAGGGCACTGTGGAGCAGCGTTGACGCCGTAGGAAAGGAGATTGCCTTCTATCCAGGAACCTGTGGTAAAGGCGAGCCCGGTCAGGGCGTTCCAGTCTGGATGGGCGGGGCGCACGCAAGGCTCCGCAACATTCCACTTAGGAGGCCGTGAGGTGGTAAAGATGTTCGACGTTAACGAACTCATTCTGAAAAAGGCTAAGGAGCTCGGCTTTAGTGACGTGGTCGTTCTCAGCCACGAGGGTAACAGGAGGCAGGTCCGCTTCGCCAACAACGAGATAACCGTTGCCAAGAACTGGCACGAGAGGAAAGTTGAGCTCTTCGTCGAGCTGGAGAAGCGTGTCGCTGGAACAACGATAACCGAGCTGAGCGAGGAGAACATTGAACGCACTCTAAAAACGCTCCTGAGCAGTATGAAGGGAATGTCACCAAAGGAGGACTACTACGGAATAGCGGAGGGACCGTTCGAGTACAGGGACATCCCGGAGACCTTCGATAAATCCATCGTCGGACTCGACGAGCCGAACGAGTACGTTGAGAGGGCGATCAACGCGGCCCTTGAGGAAGGGGCAAAGCGCGTTGCAGGGGTTCTCTATACCGACTACGACAGACTCTACCTTACCACGAGCAGCGGCGTGGAAGCTTTTGACGAGGGAACCGGAATAGAGATAAGCGTTCGCGCCTTCATCGGCGACCTCGAGAGCGGCCACGGCACGAACTCCGTAAGGGCTCTCAAGAAGTTCGATCCCGAGAGCGCCGGGAGAAAGGCCGGGGAGATAGCGAAGCTCGCCCAGAACCCTGAGCAGGGACCGGAAGGAAAGTTCGATGTGGTCTTCGACCCCCTTGCCTTCGCCAACCTGTTGAGCTATATGAGCTTTATGACGTCAGCCTACGCGGCGGAGGCCGGATTCAGCTTCCTCGTTAACAAGCTTGGCCAGAAGGTTGCGAACGAGATAGTGACCATCAAGGACGTCGGCAACATGCCCAACGGTTACGGGAGCAGGAAGTTCGACGATGAAGGCGTCCCGACAAAGGAAACGGCGATAATCGAGAACGGAACCTTCAAGACGTTCCTCCTCAATACAAGCCTCGCCAGGAAGTACGGAACCGAAACAACGGCCAACGCCGGCTTGGTGATGCCGCACGCGTGGAACATCGTCCTTGAACCTGGCGACTTCTCCAGAGAGGAACTCTTCAGCGGAGTGAAGAGGGGAATCTACATCACCAACGTCTGGTACACGCGCTTCCAGAACTACGTGACGGGGGACTTCTCGACGATCCCGAGGGACGGCATCTTCTTCGTCGAGAACGGCGAGCTTAGGCCGATAAGGAACATCCGCGTCAGTGACAACCTCGGGCGCATCCTTGAGAACGTCTCCGCTTTGACCAAGGAGAGCCATCACGTCCACTGGTGGGAGGTTGAGACGCCGGTAACTACACCCTACGTCCTGGTAAAGGACGTCGGGATAACGAGGGCGACGAAGTGATTTTTTGTTTTTCTTTGTGTTTTTTCCAAAACGCCAAGAAACGGTCTGAACTCCGATAACCCCATTATGGGGCTGAGAAGTACAGGCCAAACAGGATATCGGAGGAGAGGTTTTGAATCGCTGAAATTAATGAGTTTAATTGACACTTGTCTCTCTGAATTCTGCATGCAATAGTGAATAAACGCATCCAGCAAAAACATTAATAGGTTCCAGAGCGAACTCGTTGGTGTGGATCGGACATGCTGGAAACACTAAACGTACTCATGAGATTTTTCACGTGGGGATTTGCCACGTATCGTTGGTGGGGGAAGAAGGAGGATTTCATGCTCTTTCTATCCTTGGGTCTTT includes these proteins:
- a CDS encoding TldD/PmbA family protein; its protein translation is MHELVEFAVGRALELGADYAEARFEEKNGTSLSMKNGNPEGLEVLAKKGIGVRVLVDGGMGFASTNVLTKESVEGAVKKAVELARAASRVRNEPIRFSDDDFHSVHYEIKMKKDFRDVSPEEKLELLKKIDEEVKDTGVNVPMRYLLYSDQMWHKIIAHSDGAFIESFIPRVSTTYNLVVLENGQMEQAPFVQRAFSGGLELIEKDEPWNWAVKDVQALKRLITEGKKPPEGKVDLVISPEVAGIAVHESVGHPYESDRIFGREAAQAGESFVKPNMLGERIGSEAVTVIEDPTIPNSWGFYLYDDEGVKARPRYLIRDGIITEFLTNREYAYKLGQKSNAAARAINYNREPIVRMANTYLAPGDHSFEELIEDVKLGVYMVSFNEWNIDDRRYQQRYIGREAYLIENGEIKHPVRRPILEITTRALWSSVDAVGKEIAFYPGTCGKGEPGQGVPVWMGGAHARLRNIPLRRP
- a CDS encoding aspartate/glutamate racemase family protein is translated as MRRIGIIGGMTPESTCYYYRNYTKMSREKFGPFTFPELVVYSINFGEFMNSPNGWEERKEILIKAAKALERAGAEIIAMSANTPHMVFPEVQKAVNVPMVSIIDALIEEMKRRGVKRVLLLGTKTTMTADFYRNALHEAGFDVVTPSEEEMDEVDRIIFEELSFENLRSKPYLVELVEKYAKDKGINGVILGCTELPLAIKPSDVSVEVFDTAAIHMRKLIELASG
- the crcB gene encoding fluoride efflux transporter CrcB — its product is MNLRIALAVMLGGAFGALARFYLSGILPVYKEFPVGTLLVNSTASLTLGYLYGLMFWGFYVPADWRAFFGTGFCGALSTFSTFSYETFSLFREGEYTMGLLNIAANVIITITLVFAGFILARR
- a CDS encoding DUF190 domain-containing protein yields the protein MVEVEHWNALRLKVYIGENDRFKGKPLYKAIVEKFREMGIAGATVYRGIYGFGKKSNVHSADVMRLSTDLPIVIEAVDRGYKIEEAICEIRPMIKDGMITVEPVIVVWVGTSEEVRKFEGDAIRELQ
- a CDS encoding MazG nucleotide pyrophosphohydrolase domain-containing protein gives rise to the protein MEIREFQEIIKDIYFHKDSKRGVERTFLWFIEEVGELSEAIRKRDIESMEEEFADVLAWLASLANLLRIDLEDAAKKKYPGVCPYCGKNPCECKEKF
- the coaBC gene encoding bifunctional phosphopantothenoylcysteine decarboxylase/phosphopantothenate--cysteine ligase CoaBC encodes the protein MLHHIKLIYATKSRKLAGKKIVLAIPGSIAAVECVKLARELIRHGAEVHTVMSENARKIIHPYAMEFATGNPVVTEITGFIEHVELAGEHENKADLILVCPATANTIGKIACGVDDTPVTTVVTTAFAHTPIMIAPAMHSTMYNHPIVKENIEKLRKLGVEFIEPRFEEGKAKVASIDEITYRVIRKLYKKDLTGKRVLVTAGATREYIDPIRYITNASSGKMGVSIAEEAELRGAEVTLVRTRGSVPSLVENQVEVETVEEMLGAIETELNTKEYDVIVLAAAVSDFRVKEKTNTKIKSGRPLTLELEPTPKIIDRVKGLQPDVFLVGFKAETELSEEELISAAKGQIGRAGSDLVVANTLGAFGSDDNEVLLVGRDFVKRLPRMNKRELAERLWDEIVRLL
- a CDS encoding TldD/PmbA family protein, with protein sequence MFDVNELILKKAKELGFSDVVVLSHEGNRRQVRFANNEITVAKNWHERKVELFVELEKRVAGTTITELSEENIERTLKTLLSSMKGMSPKEDYYGIAEGPFEYRDIPETFDKSIVGLDEPNEYVERAINAALEEGAKRVAGVLYTDYDRLYLTTSSGVEAFDEGTGIEISVRAFIGDLESGHGTNSVRALKKFDPESAGRKAGEIAKLAQNPEQGPEGKFDVVFDPLAFANLLSYMSFMTSAYAAEAGFSFLVNKLGQKVANEIVTIKDVGNMPNGYGSRKFDDEGVPTKETAIIENGTFKTFLLNTSLARKYGTETTANAGLVMPHAWNIVLEPGDFSREELFSGVKRGIYITNVWYTRFQNYVTGDFSTIPRDGIFFVENGELRPIRNIRVSDNLGRILENVSALTKESHHVHWWEVETPVTTPYVLVKDVGITRATK
- a CDS encoding mechanosensitive ion channel family protein, with the translated sequence MVGWENQIPYIGVTYFQLISSLVLLVVGYVVTKILVALFKKSIGKTKLPPLVVEFLSKFLSILLYTTVIILGLGVVGVSVSPLILGLSAVIGLILGFGLQDTLTNLAAGVWIAALRPVDLGEVVEVAGKTGSVSGIGLMSTELKTPDNKLITIPNKLIWGSIIVNHTRMPTRRVNVDIGVAYGTDLDGAIKLAMDLIRGHPKVLDEPEPTVVVTALVDSSINLQLRAWTKTEDYWTVKGDLTKGIYELYTKEGVEIPFPQLDVHLKKG